A single region of the Undibacterium piscinae genome encodes:
- the infC gene encoding translation initiation factor IF-3: MKETAIATDKSHRINGEITALEVRLSGVDNEPLGIVKLSEAFRLSEEANVDLVEIAPTAQPPVCRLMDYGKFKYQEQKKAHEAKLKQKVILVKEVKFRPGTDDGDYNIKLRNLTKFLDDGDKTKITLRFRGREMAHQDIGMRMLERLKADLEPYGQVEQFPKMEGRQMIMILSPKKKK; this comes from the coding sequence TTGAAGGAAACTGCAATAGCTACCGACAAGTCACATCGCATCAACGGTGAAATTACAGCGCTAGAAGTGCGCTTATCTGGCGTTGATAACGAGCCTTTGGGCATCGTCAAACTGAGTGAAGCCTTCCGCTTATCGGAAGAGGCTAACGTTGATTTGGTGGAAATCGCGCCGACTGCGCAGCCACCTGTTTGCCGTCTGATGGATTACGGCAAGTTCAAGTACCAAGAGCAGAAGAAGGCCCACGAAGCCAAACTGAAGCAAAAAGTTATTTTGGTGAAGGAAGTTAAATTCCGCCCGGGAACAGATGATGGCGATTACAACATTAAGTTGCGTAATTTGACTAAGTTTCTCGATGATGGCGATAAAACTAAAATCACTTTGCGCTTCCGTGGCCGTGAGATGGCGCATCAGGATATTGGTATGCGCATGCTGGAGCGCTTGAAGGCCGATCTTGAGCCTTACGGTCAGGTCGAGCAGTTTCCGAAGATGGAAGGCCGTCAGATGATCATGATTCTGTCACCTAAGAAAAAGAAGTAA
- the rpmI gene encoding 50S ribosomal protein L35, with amino-acid sequence MPKMKTKSSAKKRFRVRPGGTVKCGHAFKRHILTKKTTKNKRQLRGITNVNAADVVSVMRMMPNA; translated from the coding sequence ATGCCAAAAATGAAAACAAAGAGCTCTGCTAAGAAGCGCTTTCGTGTACGTCCAGGTGGAACTGTTAAATGTGGTCACGCTTTCAAGCGTCACATTTTGACAAAAAAGACCACAAAAAATAAACGCCAATTGCGCGGTATCACGAACGTTAATGCAGCTGACGTAGTATCAGTCATGCGCATGATGCCAAACGCTTAA